A genomic region of Micromonospora sp. NBRC 110009 contains the following coding sequences:
- a CDS encoding ISNCY family transposase — MLRTRNMQPSLWESVLPEVCLRLPVELERVDAWLDDERFFAPFTAHFSPRLGRPSMPLETYLRLMFLKHRYRLGYESLCAEVSDSISWRRFARIDIDGRLPHPTTLMKITTRCGEQAIAALNEQLLATAVEARLVKTGKVRADTTVVPANVDYPTDTGLLARAVSRITRTVGRIKAAGAAPRTPFRDRTRAAGRRVRTIAAQLRLRGAQTRDQAQATVARITAELADLARKSATDAAAVLRNARRALRTATGREAGRLRRAVDDLTVLLDRTHQVIAQARTRLAGGTPDAATRLVSLHDPDARPIAKGRLGKPINFGYKAQTVDNVDGIVLDHAVEHGNPPDAPQLAPAIDRITRRTGRTPGAVAADRGYGEAAVHDDLYDAGVKTVAIPRKGRPGAARQAYERQPGFRRLVKWRTGCEGRISHLKHRYQWDRTRLDGLTGARTWCGYGVLAHNLTKVTALAATAA; from the coding sequence ATGCTACGGACCCGGAACATGCAGCCGTCGTTGTGGGAATCGGTGCTGCCGGAGGTGTGCCTACGGCTGCCGGTGGAGCTGGAACGCGTCGATGCGTGGCTCGACGACGAGCGGTTCTTCGCCCCGTTCACCGCGCACTTCTCGCCCCGGCTGGGCCGGCCGAGCATGCCGCTGGAGACCTACCTGCGGTTGATGTTCCTCAAACACCGCTACCGGCTGGGCTATGAGTCGCTGTGCGCCGAGGTATCCGACTCGATCTCCTGGCGCCGGTTCGCCCGGATCGACATCGACGGCCGGCTGCCCCACCCGACCACCCTGATGAAGATCACCACCCGGTGCGGGGAGCAGGCGATCGCCGCGCTCAACGAGCAGCTGCTGGCCACCGCGGTCGAGGCCCGGCTGGTCAAGACGGGAAAAGTCCGGGCCGACACCACCGTGGTGCCGGCCAACGTTGACTACCCCACCGACACCGGGCTGCTGGCCCGGGCGGTATCCCGGATCACCCGCACCGTCGGGCGGATCAAGGCGGCCGGAGCCGCGCCCCGCACCCCGTTCCGCGACCGCACCCGCGCCGCCGGCCGGCGGGTCCGTACGATCGCGGCGCAGCTACGGCTACGCGGCGCGCAGACCCGAGACCAGGCGCAGGCCACCGTCGCCCGGATCACCGCCGAACTGGCCGACCTGGCCCGCAAGAGCGCCACCGACGCCGCGGCGGTATTGCGCAACGCCCGCCGGGCGCTGCGCACCGCGACCGGCCGGGAAGCGGGCCGGCTGCGCCGCGCCGTCGACGACCTGACCGTGCTCCTCGACCGCACCCACCAAGTGATCGCCCAAGCCCGGACCCGGCTGGCCGGCGGCACACCCGACGCGGCGACCCGGCTGGTCAGCCTGCACGACCCGGACGCCCGCCCGATCGCCAAGGGCCGGCTCGGCAAACCCATCAACTTCGGCTACAAGGCCCAGACCGTCGACAACGTCGACGGAATCGTGCTCGACCACGCTGTCGAACACGGCAACCCACCCGACGCGCCGCAACTCGCGCCCGCGATCGACCGGATCACCCGGCGCACCGGGCGAACGCCGGGGGCGGTGGCCGCCGACCGCGGCTACGGCGAAGCCGCCGTCCACGACGATCTTTACGATGCCGGCGTGAAAACCGTCGCGATTCCGCGTAAAGGCCGACCGGGCGCCGCCCGCCAAGCCTACGAACGCCAACCCGGCTTCCGCCGCCTGGTCAAATGGCGCACCGGCTGCGAGGGCCGGATCAGCCACCTCAAACACCGCTACCAATGGGACCGCACCCGCCTCGACGGGCTGACCGGCGCCCGAACCTGGTGCGGCTACGGCGTCCTGGCCCACAACCTCACCAAGGTCACCGCCCTCGCCGCCACGGCAGCCTGA
- a CDS encoding phage baseplate assembly protein V has translation MGLPAPADGSTPGYYGIYPAIVTDLVDDDKLGRVEVRFPWLGSDGDRDVRAWATLCSPYADDSQGLLVLPEVGTQVMVAFEAGNLRRPYVLGATWNGRESLPHDPETANNIRLFRSRTDSRLEFDDSAGAAKLSITMASGHEVTLDDSGQTVTVKHSAGCTVRLTATAVEIQGNVSVDVTAPMVKVDAPIATFSGLVKVGTLIAEQMVMSPAYTPGAGNIW, from the coding sequence ATGGGACTTCCGGCTCCGGCGGACGGCTCGACGCCCGGCTACTACGGGATCTACCCGGCGATCGTCACCGACCTGGTGGACGACGACAAGCTGGGCCGGGTCGAGGTGCGCTTTCCGTGGCTCGGCTCGGACGGCGACCGGGACGTGCGGGCGTGGGCGACGCTCTGCTCCCCGTACGCCGACGACTCGCAGGGTCTGCTGGTGCTGCCCGAGGTGGGCACCCAGGTGATGGTCGCCTTCGAGGCCGGGAACCTGCGCCGGCCGTACGTGCTCGGCGCGACCTGGAACGGCCGGGAATCGCTGCCGCACGACCCCGAGACGGCCAACAACATCCGGCTGTTCCGCTCCCGGACCGACAGCCGCCTCGAGTTCGACGACTCGGCCGGCGCCGCCAAGCTCAGCATCACCATGGCCTCCGGCCACGAGGTCACCCTGGACGACTCCGGGCAGACGGTCACCGTGAAGCACTCGGCCGGCTGCACGGTCCGGCTGACCGCCACCGCCGTGGAGATCCAGGGCAACGTATCCGTGGACGTGACGGCCCCGATGGTCAAAGTGGACGCGCCGATCGCCACGTTCAGCGGCCTGGTGAAGGTCGGCACCCTCATAGCAGAGCAGATGGTGATGTCGCCCGCGTACACCCCCGGCGCCGGGAACATCTGGTGA
- a CDS encoding phage late control D family protein, producing MTEAPLTVVSPVFTVDGQLMRELARDCFRLDVCEGVEGLRKLQACFLATGAGALGPPGDLLHLDGGTIDLGKSLRVAIGAQHEQRFVFDGKVSAIELTLGDADPPYVTVFAEDALMGLRMTRRMRTYRDKTDAEVAAELAREHGLQADTDADGPRYDVVQQFNQSDLAFLRERARLVQAEIWCTERTLHFRTRSQRTGSEVTLVRGGDLIEARLTADLSAQRSAVVVTGYDADRREVINEKAGPDALDAEVTGGRLGARLVERALGASTTLRVREAALTSAEASAWARAEMLRRGRKFVTVNGTTNGTPDLMVGSRLTLQRSGAPFDGSGYYVTRVRHTFDLRRGFRTCFDAERATLNEVA from the coding sequence ATGACTGAGGCGCCGCTCACCGTCGTCTCCCCGGTCTTCACCGTGGACGGGCAGCTCATGCGCGAATTGGCCCGCGACTGCTTCCGGCTGGACGTCTGCGAGGGCGTCGAGGGGCTGCGCAAGCTGCAGGCCTGCTTCCTCGCCACCGGCGCCGGCGCGCTCGGCCCGCCCGGCGACCTGCTGCACCTCGACGGCGGCACGATCGACCTCGGCAAGTCCCTGCGGGTCGCGATCGGCGCCCAGCACGAACAGCGCTTCGTCTTCGACGGCAAGGTGTCGGCCATCGAGCTCACCCTCGGCGACGCCGACCCGCCGTACGTCACGGTGTTCGCCGAGGACGCGCTAATGGGGCTGCGGATGACCAGGCGGATGCGCACCTACCGCGACAAGACCGACGCGGAGGTGGCCGCCGAGCTCGCCCGCGAACACGGCCTGCAGGCGGACACCGACGCCGACGGCCCCCGCTACGACGTGGTGCAGCAGTTCAACCAGAGCGACCTGGCCTTCCTGCGCGAACGGGCCCGGCTGGTCCAGGCCGAGATCTGGTGCACCGAGCGCACCCTGCATTTCCGCACGCGATCGCAGCGCACCGGCAGCGAGGTGACGCTGGTCCGCGGCGGCGATCTGATCGAGGCGCGGCTGACCGCCGACCTGTCCGCCCAGCGCAGCGCCGTGGTGGTGACCGGCTACGACGCCGACCGCCGCGAGGTGATCAACGAGAAGGCCGGCCCCGACGCGCTGGACGCCGAGGTGACCGGCGGCCGGCTCGGCGCCCGGCTGGTCGAGCGGGCGCTCGGCGCCAGCACCACGCTACGGGTCCGGGAGGCGGCGCTGACCAGCGCCGAGGCGTCCGCGTGGGCGCGCGCCGAGATGCTGCGCCGTGGCCGGAAGTTCGTCACCGTCAACGGGACCACCAACGGCACCCCGGACCTGATGGTCGGCAGCCGGCTCACGCTGCAACGGTCCGGCGCGCCATTCGACGGGTCCGGCTACTACGTCACGCGGGTGCGACACACCTTCGACCTGCGGCGAGGATTCCGTACCTGCTTCGACGCCGAACGCGCGACCCTGAACGAGGTGGCCTGA
- a CDS encoding CIS tube protein — translation MAALAHATLQRLVYTQRPSKTAPAKVKPDGVAWEVQFNPASLKITRRNNVDRNGLTTGTQKREHPAQEASSLSFTLEFDTAEQGQTTARVDVREWTALIRQFVEPPKDRPSGPPPAVRFAWGKLIFNGIIDEVTEDLDLFAPDGTPLHAKVAVAIRELNLADEAVAAGAGALDDKGATLPGEVGGSGSAGTDAPAATPQQVEPAQQGESVQQLMGRLGLAPAQWRAAMTGLQSPLALPAGTPVQLPPAAFTAPAGESVAGFAADAAPGSPEVLASALGLSSSGAAGPAPGGPAPDARTAGLILAAGGGIAASARTVAAARAEAAVAQARMGFAGPAPAPAADARAPAANAPPPATVDPRAATYGSGIPLRRRGNAQTLADIQADTQRPGDIARTTLGGGRGCCGDCAHR, via the coding sequence ATGGCCGCGCTGGCGCATGCGACCCTGCAACGGCTCGTCTACACCCAGCGGCCGTCAAAGACTGCCCCGGCCAAGGTGAAACCGGACGGCGTCGCCTGGGAGGTTCAGTTCAACCCGGCCAGCCTGAAGATCACCAGGCGCAACAACGTGGACCGCAACGGCCTCACCACGGGTACCCAGAAGCGCGAGCACCCAGCGCAGGAGGCGTCCTCGCTGAGCTTCACCCTCGAGTTCGACACCGCCGAGCAAGGGCAGACGACCGCCCGGGTCGACGTACGCGAGTGGACGGCGCTGATCCGGCAATTCGTCGAGCCGCCCAAGGACCGCCCGAGCGGGCCGCCGCCCGCGGTCCGGTTCGCCTGGGGAAAGCTGATCTTCAACGGGATCATCGACGAGGTCACCGAGGACCTGGACCTGTTTGCCCCGGACGGCACGCCGCTGCACGCCAAGGTGGCCGTGGCGATCCGGGAGCTGAACCTCGCGGACGAGGCGGTGGCCGCGGGGGCGGGCGCGCTCGACGACAAGGGCGCCACGCTGCCGGGCGAGGTGGGCGGCTCGGGCTCCGCGGGGACCGACGCGCCGGCCGCGACGCCGCAGCAGGTGGAGCCGGCCCAGCAGGGCGAGAGCGTGCAGCAGTTGATGGGCCGGCTCGGGCTGGCGCCGGCGCAGTGGCGGGCCGCCATGACCGGCCTGCAGAGCCCGCTGGCGTTGCCGGCCGGGACGCCGGTGCAGCTGCCGCCGGCCGCCTTTACCGCGCCGGCCGGGGAGAGCGTCGCCGGGTTCGCGGCGGACGCCGCGCCGGGATCCCCCGAGGTCCTCGCCAGCGCGCTCGGGCTGAGCTCGTCCGGCGCCGCTGGGCCGGCGCCGGGCGGCCCCGCGCCCGATGCCCGCACCGCCGGGCTGATCCTCGCCGCGGGCGGGGGGATTGCCGCCTCGGCGCGCACCGTCGCAGCAGCCCGTGCCGAGGCCGCCGTCGCACAGGCCCGGATGGGCTTCGCCGGGCCCGCCCCGGCACCGGCCGCGGATGCTAGGGCACCGGCCGCGAACGCCCCGCCGCCGGCCACCGTGGACCCGCGGGCCGCCACCTACGGCAGCGGGATTCCGCTGCGCCGGCGCGGCAACGCGCAGACCCTCGCCGACATCCAGGCCGACACGCAACGCCCCGGTGACATCGCCCGGACCACGCTGGGCGGCGGAAGGGGGTGCTGCGGTGACTGTGCACATCGGTGA
- a CDS encoding phage tail protein, translated as MNEMLQSFKFHIFFAGSPRAAERIWRPPPDLAAKKAAAPPPPPEPDTQTGEGGFQECSGLGLETDLKEYAEGGRDDGLIRFAGRVKLQPIVLKRGMFVAGTPGGYVNTWMWDWLRSLVEGIRPVPRYSGTISVADPSGSRTLATWTFDRGLPLKVAGPQLDAKTGAIAVEELHIAHEGLRLENF; from the coding sequence ATGAACGAGATGTTGCAGAGCTTCAAGTTCCACATCTTCTTCGCTGGCAGTCCCCGGGCCGCGGAGCGCATCTGGCGGCCGCCGCCCGACCTGGCCGCCAAGAAGGCCGCCGCGCCGCCCCCGCCGCCCGAGCCGGACACCCAGACCGGCGAAGGCGGGTTCCAGGAGTGCAGCGGGCTCGGCCTGGAGACCGACCTCAAGGAGTACGCCGAGGGCGGGCGCGACGACGGGCTGATCCGCTTCGCCGGCCGGGTGAAGCTGCAGCCGATCGTGCTAAAGCGCGGCATGTTCGTCGCCGGCACCCCGGGCGGGTACGTGAACACCTGGATGTGGGACTGGCTGCGCTCCCTGGTCGAGGGGATCCGGCCGGTGCCACGCTACAGCGGCACTATCTCCGTCGCCGACCCGTCCGGCTCGCGGACGCTGGCCACCTGGACCTTCGACCGCGGGCTGCCGTTGAAAGTGGCCGGGCCGCAGCTTGACGCGAAGACCGGGGCGATCGCCGTCGAGGAGCTGCACATCGCCCACGAGGGCCTGCGACTGGAGAACTTCTAA
- a CDS encoding phage tail sheath C-terminal domain-containing protein codes for MTRPGLALGAPGAYHVPPRAALRLSPERLDVAGFAGVAPRGPIDVPTAVDSWSDYRLRFGGMEGPGLLPYAVHAFFLQGGVRARVLRVSPLPRDPRVARARHRMARMPGPIDVLARDEGTWGNLLTLRWDFAVAQRFETAYANGAIVLPAGVDLPPCSLVRLRGPGLPPAGVFAWSAPAQGFEVPVAPLTVAGPPPPAGPLEADVVTSAFLVVDTDPTMRREERFTDLGLRRGHPRFAGQVLACESLLVEPDGWPDAVLPPDVYLTSALGTLTTPGSDRYPGVSRESFFGDVDPRLLPIGGADGLDELGAVYGVDRLALDQEIGLLAVPDLAWSFADPPGVTMVDRPRPATTFGSCAPPPVAIQALPPPTATQLDARTKLAEIQSRQLRVAVHAAHQRRFVALLDAPHRLPVRRIVRWRSAFDSSYCAAYHPWLGVVGPGDVPATVLVPPCGFAAGIIADREIRLGLPWGPANELAAGAVLLADPVSDADHDLLHPLGVDVFRAERDGFRLTSARTLARDPAYRQLSVRRLMTMLRITLDRQLQPLVFEPNTARLRAAVREAAVALLRQLFRGGAFTGATEAEAFFVRCDDALNPAWSQAQGRLIAEMGVAPAEPLEFIVLRVSQDAAGGLTLEAGE; via the coding sequence ATGACTCGCCCCGGGCTCGCGCTGGGTGCGCCCGGCGCCTACCACGTGCCGCCGCGCGCCGCCTTGCGCCTGAGCCCGGAGCGCCTCGACGTGGCCGGCTTCGCCGGGGTGGCCCCGCGCGGCCCGATCGACGTGCCGACCGCAGTGGACAGCTGGTCGGACTACCGGTTGCGGTTCGGCGGGATGGAGGGGCCGGGCCTGCTCCCGTACGCGGTACACGCCTTCTTCCTGCAGGGCGGCGTGCGAGCCCGGGTGCTGCGGGTGTCGCCGCTGCCCCGGGACCCGCGGGTGGCCCGGGCACGGCACCGGATGGCGCGGATGCCCGGCCCGATTGACGTGCTGGCCCGGGACGAGGGCACGTGGGGCAACCTGCTCACCCTGCGCTGGGACTTCGCCGTCGCCCAGCGCTTCGAGACGGCGTACGCGAACGGCGCGATCGTGCTGCCGGCCGGTGTGGATCTGCCGCCGTGCTCTCTGGTGCGGCTGCGCGGCCCCGGGCTGCCGCCGGCCGGCGTGTTCGCCTGGAGCGCGCCTGCGCAGGGGTTCGAGGTCCCCGTCGCGCCGCTGACCGTCGCCGGGCCACCCCCACCCGCCGGTCCCCTGGAGGCGGATGTCGTCACGTCGGCGTTCCTGGTCGTCGACACCGATCCGACAATGCGCCGCGAGGAGCGCTTTACCGACCTTGGGCTACGCCGGGGCCATCCCCGCTTCGCCGGCCAAGTGCTCGCCTGCGAGTCGCTGCTGGTCGAGCCGGACGGCTGGCCGGACGCGGTGCTGCCGCCGGACGTTTACCTCACCTCCGCCCTCGGCACGCTCACCACGCCGGGCAGCGACCGCTATCCGGGGGTGAGCCGGGAAAGCTTCTTCGGCGACGTCGACCCCCGGCTGCTGCCGATCGGCGGGGCCGACGGCCTCGACGAGCTCGGCGCGGTGTACGGCGTCGACCGGCTGGCCCTAGACCAGGAGATCGGACTGCTCGCCGTACCGGATCTGGCCTGGTCCTTCGCTGATCCGCCGGGAGTGACCATGGTGGATCGGCCGCGGCCCGCCACCACGTTCGGATCCTGCGCCCCGCCGCCCGTCGCCATCCAGGCGCTGCCCCCGCCCACCGCGACCCAGCTGGACGCCCGCACCAAGCTGGCCGAAATCCAGTCGCGCCAGCTGCGGGTCGCCGTGCACGCCGCCCACCAGCGCCGCTTCGTCGCCCTGCTGGACGCGCCGCATCGGCTGCCGGTGCGGCGGATCGTTCGCTGGCGGTCCGCCTTCGACTCGTCCTACTGCGCCGCCTACCACCCGTGGCTCGGCGTCGTCGGCCCCGGCGACGTCCCGGCCACCGTGCTGGTGCCGCCGTGCGGCTTCGCGGCCGGCATCATCGCCGACCGGGAGATTCGCCTCGGGCTGCCGTGGGGGCCGGCCAACGAGCTCGCGGCCGGCGCGGTTCTGCTCGCCGACCCGGTCAGCGACGCCGACCACGACCTGCTGCACCCGCTCGGCGTCGACGTGTTCCGCGCCGAGCGCGACGGGTTCCGGCTCACCAGCGCCCGTACCCTGGCCCGCGACCCGGCCTACCGGCAGCTCAGCGTCCGCCGGTTGATGACGATGCTGCGGATCACCCTGGACCGGCAGCTGCAGCCGCTGGTCTTCGAGCCCAACACCGCCCGGCTGCGCGCGGCCGTCCGGGAGGCCGCCGTGGCACTGCTGCGGCAGCTGTTCCGCGGCGGCGCGTTCACCGGCGCCACCGAGGCCGAGGCGTTCTTCGTGCGCTGCGACGACGCGCTGAATCCGGCCTGGTCGCAGGCGCAGGGCCGGCTGATCGCCGAGATGGGCGTGGCGCCGGCCGAGCCTCTCGAGTTCATTGTGCTGCGGGTCTCGCAGGACGCGGCGGGCGGGCTGACCCTGGAGGCCGGCGAATGA
- a CDS encoding phage tail protein translates to MAVRDNPYSAFNFLVKLGDGGGEDQIAGGFSDFNGAGNTIKYAEYRNGNDAENHVRKIANVNSTEDVTLKRGIIGDLRLFDWIRETRAGNFQPRTVTVTLLDEARNRVCEWVLQQAQPTKWVGPTLAAKGGTDVAMEELHLVAESIDFRSL, encoded by the coding sequence ATGGCCGTACGCGACAATCCGTACAGCGCTTTCAACTTCCTCGTCAAGCTCGGTGACGGCGGCGGCGAGGACCAGATCGCCGGCGGCTTCTCCGACTTCAACGGGGCCGGCAACACCATCAAGTACGCCGAGTACCGCAACGGCAACGACGCCGAGAACCACGTCCGCAAGATCGCCAACGTGAACAGTACCGAGGACGTGACGCTCAAGCGCGGCATCATTGGCGACCTGCGTCTGTTCGACTGGATCCGGGAGACGCGGGCCGGCAATTTCCAGCCCCGCACAGTGACGGTCACCCTGCTGGACGAGGCCCGCAACCGGGTATGCGAGTGGGTGCTGCAGCAGGCGCAGCCGACCAAGTGGGTGGGTCCGACGCTGGCCGCGAAAGGCGGCACCGACGTGGCCATGGAGGAGCTGCACCTGGTCGCCGAGAGCATCGACTTCCGGTCGCTATGA
- a CDS encoding phage tail sheath family protein gives MPEYLTPAVYVEETSFRSRSIEGVPTSTFGMAGVTEYGPVPVPSGAVPLTPAPTLVTSLTEYERAFGGLSVAGAPCRVAIAARAFFANGGRRLYVSRVFSFTRTAGPNPQIDDAANFASLAAPATGTPLARWRARWPGSFGRQIKITVALRRSRNVLVGGQLVGLQPGAAVETAAAGAAVPANTTAPAPANVQIIARAPDGRLGYRAANGVTIPPANTSAWHLTLVVTVQAGERVDAYSELELDPAHPRSIFNVLQRQDPPDEFALVWLDSGAATPPPGQLVAALLTPDTGLFLTGGGDGLAVTPGDLIGREADPDKIAEPATGLTALGEIDDIAIVAMPDTVDLPVGDQKTAVDGVLGHCERLRYRMAIVDPPRDSSISEVREFRSKFDNKYGALYYPWVRIIDPTRKPDPGGPTPMLDVPPSGYVAGIYARSDIERGVHKAPANEVVLGIDRFVTNVTFDRQSVLNPEGINALRFFEGRANRVWGARTMSSDPEWKYVNVRRLFIFLEHSIDKSTQWAVFEPNNERLWASIRQTVEDFLRTVWRTGALMGTRPEEAFFVRCDRTTMTQNDLDNGRLICLVGVAPTYPAEFVIFRIGQWTADSQSS, from the coding sequence ATGCCCGAGTACTTGACCCCAGCCGTGTACGTCGAGGAGACCAGCTTCCGGTCACGGTCCATCGAAGGCGTGCCGACCAGCACCTTCGGCATGGCCGGGGTGACCGAGTACGGCCCGGTGCCAGTGCCGTCCGGGGCCGTCCCGCTGACGCCGGCGCCGACGCTGGTGACGAGCCTGACCGAGTACGAGCGCGCGTTCGGCGGCCTGTCCGTCGCCGGCGCGCCCTGCCGGGTCGCGATCGCCGCCCGCGCGTTCTTCGCCAACGGCGGACGCCGGCTGTACGTCTCCCGGGTCTTCTCGTTCACCCGGACCGCCGGCCCCAACCCGCAGATCGACGACGCGGCGAACTTCGCGTCGCTGGCGGCGCCCGCGACCGGCACCCCGCTCGCGCGGTGGCGGGCCCGCTGGCCGGGCAGCTTCGGCCGCCAGATCAAGATCACCGTTGCCCTCCGGCGCAGCCGGAACGTGCTGGTCGGCGGGCAGCTCGTCGGCCTGCAGCCCGGCGCCGCGGTGGAGACGGCCGCGGCCGGCGCCGCCGTGCCGGCGAACACCACCGCGCCGGCGCCGGCCAACGTGCAGATCATCGCCCGGGCGCCGGACGGACGGCTCGGCTACCGGGCGGCCAACGGGGTGACGATCCCGCCGGCGAACACCTCGGCCTGGCACCTGACGCTGGTCGTCACCGTGCAAGCCGGCGAGCGCGTCGACGCGTACAGCGAACTGGAGCTCGACCCGGCGCACCCGCGCTCGATCTTCAACGTGCTGCAGCGGCAGGACCCGCCGGACGAGTTCGCGTTGGTGTGGCTCGACTCGGGCGCCGCCACTCCGCCGCCCGGCCAGCTGGTCGCCGCACTGCTCACCCCGGACACCGGGCTCTTCCTCACCGGCGGCGGGGACGGGCTCGCCGTCACCCCGGGCGATCTGATCGGGCGCGAGGCCGACCCGGACAAAATCGCCGAGCCGGCGACCGGGCTGACCGCCCTCGGCGAGATCGACGACATCGCGATCGTGGCCATGCCCGACACCGTGGATTTGCCGGTCGGCGACCAGAAGACGGCCGTCGACGGGGTGCTCGGGCATTGCGAGAGGCTGCGCTACCGGATGGCCATCGTGGATCCGCCGCGGGACAGCTCGATCAGCGAGGTTCGCGAGTTCCGGTCCAAGTTCGACAACAAGTACGGCGCGCTCTACTACCCGTGGGTGCGGATCATCGACCCGACCCGCAAACCCGACCCGGGCGGCCCCACCCCGATGCTCGACGTCCCCCCGTCCGGCTACGTGGCCGGCATCTACGCGCGCAGCGACATCGAGCGGGGCGTGCACAAGGCGCCGGCGAACGAGGTGGTGCTAGGCATCGACCGGTTCGTCACCAACGTGACCTTCGACCGGCAGTCGGTGCTGAACCCGGAGGGCATCAACGCGCTGCGTTTCTTCGAGGGCCGGGCCAACCGGGTGTGGGGCGCCCGGACGATGTCGTCCGACCCCGAGTGGAAATACGTCAACGTCCGGCGGCTGTTCATCTTCCTCGAGCACTCGATCGACAAGTCGACCCAATGGGCGGTCTTCGAGCCGAACAACGAGCGGCTGTGGGCGTCGATCCGGCAGACCGTCGAGGACTTCCTTCGTACCGTCTGGCGGACCGGCGCGCTCATGGGCACCCGGCCCGAGGAGGCGTTCTTCGTGCGCTGCGACCGCACCACGATGACCCAGAACGACCTGGACAACGGGCGGCTGATCTGCCTGGTTGGGGTGGCGCCGACCTACCCCGCCGAATTCGTGATCTTCCGGATCGGCCAGTGGACGGCCGACAGCCAGAGCAGCTGA
- a CDS encoding Pvc16 family protein yields the protein MAGYKALAAVGSSVQTLLRRGIDVVIPPGQRRPAPILIGTKDLDDLSKPGAAISYPALAIFCYRLSVDRETRPAWSAVAESDGIPRLPLCMHLLITAFDETVESELQWLGLAGSLLETTSVLSGSLLDSDGAWRDGETVQVTPEDMALESMSEAFQALTANFRLYLLYQAKVVVLEGLPGPIDGRVATVGADLRTMAGR from the coding sequence ATGGCCGGTTACAAGGCACTCGCCGCCGTGGGCAGCAGCGTCCAGACGTTGCTGCGCCGCGGCATCGATGTGGTGATCCCGCCCGGCCAGCGCCGTCCGGCGCCGATCCTCATCGGCACCAAGGACCTGGACGACCTCTCCAAGCCGGGCGCGGCCATCAGCTACCCCGCGCTGGCCATCTTCTGCTACCGGCTCAGCGTCGACCGGGAGACCCGGCCGGCCTGGTCGGCGGTGGCCGAGTCGGACGGGATCCCCCGGCTGCCGCTGTGCATGCACCTGCTGATCACCGCTTTCGACGAGACGGTGGAGAGCGAGCTGCAGTGGCTGGGCCTGGCCGGCAGCCTGCTGGAGACGACAAGTGTGCTGTCCGGGTCGCTGCTGGACAGCGACGGCGCCTGGCGCGACGGCGAGACCGTCCAGGTGACGCCGGAGGACATGGCACTGGAGTCGATGAGCGAGGCGTTCCAGGCGCTCACCGCGAACTTCCGGCTCTACCTCCTGTATCAGGCCAAGGTCGTGGTGCTCGAGGGGCTGCCCGGCCCGATCGACGGCCGGGTGGCCACGGTCGGCGCCGACCTCCGGACGATGGCCGGCCGATGA